In one Roseburia intestinalis L1-82 genomic region, the following are encoded:
- the rnc gene encoding ribonuclease III: MSKLQELQNRIGYTFEKEGLLRQALTHSSYANEKHMKKHSDNERLEFLGDAVLEIVSSDFLYRNYPDLPEGDLTKLRASIVCEPTLALCTREMDLGDYLLLGKGENQTGGRKRKSILSDALESVIGAIYLDGGFEPAKKFIHKFILTDIEHKKLFYDSKTILQEVVQGNYKESLHYELISEEGPDHDKQFSVEARIGDKVIGAGTGHTKKAAEQEAAYQALLLLKPKL, from the coding sequence ATGTCAAAGTTACAGGAATTGCAGAACAGGATTGGTTATACATTTGAGAAAGAGGGCTTATTGCGTCAGGCACTGACGCACAGTTCCTATGCTAATGAAAAACACATGAAAAAACATTCTGACAATGAGAGACTGGAGTTTTTAGGGGATGCGGTTTTAGAGATCGTATCGAGTGATTTTTTATACCGCAATTATCCGGATCTGCCGGAGGGAGATCTGACAAAACTCCGTGCGAGTATTGTGTGTGAGCCTACACTGGCACTTTGTACCAGAGAGATGGATCTTGGCGATTATCTGCTGCTTGGCAAGGGTGAAAACCAGACAGGTGGAAGAAAACGTAAATCAATTTTATCGGATGCTTTAGAGTCTGTGATTGGAGCTATCTATTTAGATGGTGGTTTTGAACCGGCGAAGAAGTTTATACATAAGTTTATTCTGACAGATATCGAGCACAAAAAGCTGTTTTATGACAGTAAGACCATTTTGCAGGAAGTTGTGCAGGGCAATTATAAAGAGAGTCTGCATTACGAGCTGATTTCAGAAGAAGGACCGGACCATGACAAACAGTTTTCGGTCGAAGCACGGATCGGAGATAAAGTGATCGGCGCAGGAACCGGACACACGAAAAAAGCGGCAGAGCAGGAAGCTGCCTACCAGGCACTTTTGCTTTTGAAACCGAAACTGTAA
- the acpP gene encoding acyl carrier protein, producing MEFEKLKKIIAEVLNVDEEEITMDTTFVDDLGADSLDIFQIIMGIEEEFDIEIANEDAEHIVTVADAVEQIKNALN from the coding sequence ATGGAATTTGAAAAACTGAAAAAAATCATTGCAGAGGTATTAAACGTGGACGAGGAAGAAATCACAATGGACACCACTTTTGTGGATGACCTTGGAGCAGACTCCCTTGATATTTTTCAGATTATTATGGGAATCGAAGAAGAATTCGACATCGAGATCGCGAATGAGGATGCTGAGCATATCGTGACAGTTGCAGATGCAGTAGAGCAGATCAAGAATGCTTTAAACTAA
- the ylxM gene encoding YlxM family DNA-binding protein — translation MEEKIEQAYLYDFYGELLNEHQRKIYEDFVFNDLSLGEIADEEGISRQGVHDMVKRCTKTLEGYESKLHLIEKFQTARGMVTKIHTLTKEFYKNHDEAVLEEIEQISNQILEEL, via the coding sequence ATGGAAGAAAAGATTGAACAGGCGTATCTATATGATTTCTATGGAGAGCTTTTAAACGAACACCAGAGAAAGATATATGAAGATTTTGTGTTCAATGATCTCTCACTCGGTGAAATCGCGGATGAAGAAGGAATCAGCCGTCAGGGTGTACATGATATGGTAAAGCGGTGTACGAAGACCTTAGAAGGATATGAGAGCAAGCTTCATCTGATCGAAAAATTCCAGACCGCAAGAGGTATGGTGACAAAGATTCACACGTTGACCAAAGAGTTCTATAAGAACCATGACGAGGCAGTGTTAGAAGAGATCGAACAGATCTCCAACCAGATATTAGAGGAGCTATAG
- a CDS encoding YesL family protein: protein MGDIFNLDNKFFQTLGKGVDCVCLSLLWMICCIPLAFGIYVAYVSKAIILALPCIVLAVPAGIATTALYYAVNKVIRHSRGYLWSSFWHSFKTNMKQGAFVTLVVAAAVVLVGLDGYIMYQFAKAGEKSGVLYVVFFVLMLVVIAWAIYVFPYMARFENSTKLILKNSALMAIGNLPKTFMALMFFLACCIGTYLLPVVAIISPALGMLLLNYILEGVFERYMSDEDREAENERNQEFYN, encoded by the coding sequence ATGGGAGATATTTTTAATTTGGACAACAAGTTTTTTCAGACACTTGGAAAGGGCGTCGACTGTGTATGCTTAAGCCTGCTGTGGATGATCTGCTGTATACCGCTTGCGTTCGGCATTTATGTGGCATATGTATCAAAAGCGATCATATTAGCACTTCCATGTATCGTACTGGCTGTTCCGGCTGGAATTGCGACAACAGCACTTTATTATGCAGTTAACAAGGTGATCCGTCACAGCAGAGGATACCTGTGGAGTTCTTTCTGGCATTCTTTTAAAACAAATATGAAGCAGGGTGCATTTGTAACGCTTGTCGTGGCAGCAGCGGTTGTTCTGGTAGGACTTGACGGTTATATCATGTATCAGTTTGCAAAAGCGGGTGAAAAATCAGGAGTTCTTTATGTTGTGTTCTTTGTGCTGATGCTTGTGGTCATTGCATGGGCGATTTATGTATTCCCGTATATGGCACGTTTTGAGAATTCGACAAAATTGATCCTTAAAAATTCTGCGCTGATGGCGATCGGCAATCTGCCAAAGACTTTTATGGCACTGATGTTTTTCCTGGCATGCTGTATCGGAACTTATCTTTTGCCGGTTGTAGCAATCATATCACCGGCTTTGGGAATGCTTCTGCTCAACTATATTTTAGAAGGTGTGTTTGAACGCTATATGTCCGATGAAGACCGTGAAGCAGAAAATGAAAGAAATCAGGAATTCTATAACTAA
- the plsX gene encoding phosphate acyltransferase PlsX has product MQQNQSLEITKVALDAMGGDYAPAEPVKGAVDAVNARSDIKVLLIGQEDVVRKELEKYTYPAEQIEVIHAEEVIETAEPPVNAIRKKKQSSIVVGMNMVKQKEADAFVSAGSSGAILVGGQVIVGRIKGIERPPLAPLIPTEKGVSLLIDCGANVDARASHLVQFAKMGSIYMENVLGIKNPRVAIVNIGAEEEKGNALVKETFPLLKECTDINFVGSIEAREIPHGEADVIVCEAFVGNVILKLYEGLAGTLVGAIKKGMMSTLRSKIGAALALPALKSTLKAFDATQYGGAPLLGLNGLVVKTHGSAKAVEITNSIFQCVTFKEQDINGKIRKNIISSTEQEGM; this is encoded by the coding sequence ATGCAGCAGAATCAATCACTTGAGATTACCAAAGTTGCCTTAGATGCGATGGGTGGAGATTATGCTCCGGCCGAGCCTGTAAAGGGGGCTGTGGATGCGGTAAATGCGAGAAGTGATATCAAGGTTCTTCTGATCGGTCAGGAGGACGTGGTTCGTAAAGAACTTGAAAAGTACACTTATCCGGCGGAGCAGATCGAGGTTATACATGCTGAGGAAGTTATTGAGACAGCAGAACCGCCGGTAAATGCGATCCGCAAGAAAAAACAGTCATCGATCGTTGTCGGCATGAATATGGTAAAACAAAAAGAAGCAGATGCTTTCGTATCGGCAGGAAGTTCCGGTGCCATATTAGTTGGTGGACAGGTTATCGTAGGCAGAATCAAAGGAATCGAAAGACCACCGTTAGCGCCGCTTATTCCGACGGAAAAAGGTGTGTCGCTTCTGATCGACTGCGGCGCGAATGTGGATGCAAGGGCATCACATCTTGTTCAGTTTGCGAAGATGGGTTCTATTTACATGGAAAATGTACTTGGAATCAAAAATCCGAGAGTGGCGATTGTAAATATCGGTGCGGAGGAAGAAAAGGGAAATGCGCTGGTAAAAGAAACATTTCCACTTCTGAAAGAATGTACGGATATTAATTTTGTGGGCAGTATTGAGGCTCGTGAAATCCCGCATGGAGAGGCAGATGTGATCGTATGTGAAGCATTTGTTGGAAATGTAATTTTAAAGCTGTATGAAGGACTGGCAGGAACGCTTGTCGGAGCAATCAAAAAAGGCATGATGAGCACCTTAAGAAGCAAAATTGGTGCAGCGCTTGCGCTTCCGGCATTAAAGTCAACATTAAAAGCGTTTGATGCTACTCAGTATGGCGGCGCTCCTTTATTAGGACTGAATGGACTTGTGGTAAAGACGCACGGAAGTGCAAAGGCAGTCGAGATTACCAATTCCATTTTTCAATGTGTGACGTTCAAAGAGCAGGACATCAACGGAAAAATCAGAAAAAATATTATAAGTTCAACGGAACAGGAAGGAATGTAA
- the smc gene encoding chromosome segregation protein SMC — MYLKSIEVQGFKSFANKIVFDFHNGITGIVGPNGSGKSNVGDAVRWVLGEQSAKQLRGASMQDIIFAGTENRKPLSYAYVAITLDNADHKLPVDYEEVTVARRVYRSGESEYLLNGNTCRLKDVTELFYDTGIGKEGYSIIGQGQIEKILNGKPEERRELFDEAAGIVKYKKRKATAQKKLENERENLVRVNDILSELERQVGPLEKQAEKARVYLKKKEELKTYDVNMFLMEMTRIDGQLHEVGEKCGIAEAQLHESKDSYEQVKTEYERMESEIEQLEQAIGEVRENLSGSTVLKGKLEGQINVLKEQIHTAEMTDEHLKDRLDSIEKDTQDRLAQKDVYGREREELLEALAGISERKQATEKELDELRNGMKECSDGIEHGKSEIIELLNNKASVKARQQRFDTMAEQINIRKAKLTQRLLARKTEEEDLDNVLAAYQQELDDVNETIRELKESAAAMEEKNREWRRKYSQTSQQLEQDVTRYHKEQSRLETLKNIAERYDGYGNSIRRVMEQKDRHKGILGVVSDLIQVEKKYEVAIETALGGSIQNIVTEDEETAKQMIAYLKQNRYGRATFLPLTSVNGSGGFKNQEALRERGVIGLASTLVKNDARYDGVTNYLLGRVVVAETIDDAIALARKYRYSFRIVTLEGECLNPGGSMTGGAFKNTSNLLARRREVEELETLVASLQSQIKESRDRLEDIKTAQSLLEEDMESGKEKLQEQYILQNTAKMNLDRATEQKNERETVFAGLHAERAEIEEQLAELENNKAQIAAEIEAAAVREKEIGQENEDFQKRFEEYQTKEKEAAETVSKIALEEAGIRQKAEFAQSNISRIQSEITRFSQDRETLITQAGDAKEEAKQKMAEIEELKKTILASDDTHAAFEQQLKDYTQKKEELSASHKGFFRKREEISNQISELDKEVFRLNSQREKLNDAREYQTNYMWQEYELTLHAAMDLRDDTYDDLSTLKKMIAQIRDEIRKLGDVNVNAIEDYKEISERYQFLKTQHDDLIEAEKTLIGIIEELDTGMRKQFMEKFAEIQKQFDTVFKEMFGGGKGTLELVEDEDILECGIRIIAQPPGKKLQNMMQMSGGEKSLTAIALLFAIQNLKPSPFCLLDEIEAALDDSNVTRFAKYLHKLTQNTQFIVITHRRGTMAAADRLYGITMQEKGVSTLVSVNLIENDLDK, encoded by the coding sequence ATGTATCTGAAAAGTATTGAAGTGCAGGGATTTAAATCATTTGCGAACAAGATCGTTTTTGATTTTCATAATGGGATCACTGGAATTGTCGGGCCAAACGGCAGTGGCAAGAGTAATGTCGGGGATGCAGTGCGCTGGGTACTTGGTGAACAGAGCGCCAAGCAGCTGCGTGGTGCCAGTATGCAGGACATTATTTTTGCAGGAACGGAAAACCGTAAACCACTCAGTTATGCTTATGTTGCGATCACACTTGACAATGCGGACCATAAACTGCCGGTGGATTATGAGGAGGTCACGGTTGCGAGGCGCGTGTACCGCTCCGGGGAGAGTGAGTATCTGCTCAACGGCAATACCTGCCGTCTGAAGGATGTGACCGAGCTGTTTTATGATACCGGTATCGGAAAAGAAGGATATTCCATTATCGGACAGGGACAGATTGAGAAAATTTTAAATGGTAAACCCGAGGAGCGGCGTGAGCTTTTTGACGAGGCAGCCGGAATTGTAAAATATAAAAAGCGCAAGGCGACTGCACAGAAAAAGTTAGAAAATGAACGTGAAAATTTAGTTCGTGTCAATGATATCTTAAGCGAGCTGGAACGCCAGGTCGGCCCGTTAGAAAAACAGGCTGAAAAAGCGCGTGTATATTTAAAGAAAAAAGAAGAATTAAAGACATATGACGTCAACATGTTTCTGATGGAGATGACACGCATTGACGGACAGCTTCATGAAGTGGGCGAAAAATGCGGCATTGCGGAAGCACAGTTACATGAGTCAAAAGATTCTTATGAGCAGGTAAAGACAGAATATGAGCGCATGGAATCGGAGATCGAACAGTTAGAACAGGCAATCGGTGAGGTACGCGAAAATTTAAGCGGTTCCACTGTTTTAAAAGGAAAGTTAGAAGGACAGATCAACGTCTTAAAAGAACAGATCCACACGGCAGAAATGACGGACGAGCATTTAAAAGACAGACTTGATTCCATCGAAAAAGACACACAGGATCGCCTTGCGCAGAAAGATGTTTATGGCAGGGAACGAGAGGAACTGTTAGAGGCATTAGCAGGGATTTCGGAGAGAAAGCAGGCTACTGAAAAAGAATTAGATGAGCTGCGCAATGGAATGAAAGAATGCAGTGACGGGATCGAACACGGAAAGAGTGAGATCATCGAACTCCTTAACAACAAGGCATCCGTTAAGGCGAGACAGCAGCGTTTTGATACGATGGCAGAGCAGATCAACATCCGGAAAGCGAAACTGACACAGAGACTTCTTGCCAGAAAGACAGAGGAAGAAGATTTAGACAATGTGCTGGCTGCCTATCAACAGGAATTAGATGATGTCAATGAAACGATCCGTGAGTTAAAGGAATCTGCAGCCGCAATGGAAGAAAAAAACCGTGAGTGGCGTAGAAAATATTCGCAGACGAGCCAGCAGTTAGAGCAGGATGTCACCAGATATCATAAAGAACAGTCCAGGTTAGAGACATTAAAAAACATTGCAGAACGCTATGACGGATATGGAAACAGTATCCGCCGTGTAATGGAACAGAAAGACAGACACAAAGGAATTTTAGGTGTCGTATCAGATCTGATTCAGGTTGAGAAAAAATACGAGGTTGCGATCGAGACTGCGTTAGGCGGAAGTATCCAGAATATTGTCACGGAGGATGAAGAGACAGCAAAGCAGATGATCGCGTATCTGAAGCAGAACCGGTATGGGCGTGCAACATTTCTTCCGCTCACGAGTGTGAATGGCAGCGGCGGGTTTAAGAATCAGGAAGCACTGCGGGAGCGGGGCGTGATCGGACTTGCAAGTACCCTGGTGAAAAATGATGCCAGATATGATGGCGTGACGAATTATCTGCTCGGCAGGGTAGTTGTTGCCGAGACGATCGATGACGCGATTGCTCTGGCAAGAAAATACCGCTATTCATTCCGTATCGTAACGCTAGAGGGCGAATGCTTAAATCCGGGCGGTTCCATGACCGGTGGTGCATTTAAAAATACCAGCAATCTTCTTGCGAGAAGACGTGAGGTAGAAGAACTTGAAACACTTGTTGCTTCTCTGCAGAGTCAGATCAAAGAGTCGAGAGACCGCTTAGAGGATATTAAGACGGCGCAGTCACTGTTAGAAGAAGATATGGAAAGCGGCAAGGAGAAACTGCAGGAACAGTACATTCTTCAGAACACGGCAAAAATGAACTTAGACCGCGCCACAGAGCAGAAAAACGAGAGAGAAACAGTTTTTGCCGGTCTGCATGCGGAGCGGGCAGAGATCGAGGAGCAGCTTGCAGAGCTTGAAAACAATAAAGCGCAGATAGCGGCAGAGATTGAGGCTGCAGCGGTTCGTGAAAAAGAGATCGGACAGGAAAACGAGGACTTCCAGAAACGTTTCGAGGAATATCAGACGAAGGAGAAGGAAGCTGCGGAAACTGTTTCAAAGATTGCTTTAGAGGAAGCCGGTATCCGTCAGAAAGCGGAGTTTGCGCAGTCAAATATTTCGCGTATTCAGAGTGAGATCACAAGATTTTCACAGGACAGGGAAACGCTGATCACGCAGGCAGGAGATGCAAAAGAAGAAGCAAAACAGAAGATGGCAGAGATCGAGGAATTAAAAAAGACGATCCTTGCATCGGATGATACGCATGCTGCTTTCGAACAGCAGTTAAAAGATTATACGCAGAAGAAAGAAGAACTGTCAGCTTCACATAAAGGATTTTTCCGGAAGCGTGAGGAGATATCCAATCAGATCTCGGAACTTGATAAGGAAGTATTCCGTCTGAATAGTCAGCGTGAAAAGCTAAATGATGCGAGAGAATACCAGACCAATTATATGTGGCAGGAATATGAACTGACGCTTCACGCTGCAATGGATCTTCGGGATGATACCTATGACGATCTTTCTACATTAAAGAAAATGATTGCACAGATTAGGGATGAGATCCGAAAGCTCGGTGACGTCAATGTCAATGCGATCGAGGATTATAAGGAGATCTCAGAGCGTTATCAATTTTTAAAAACACAGCATGATGATCTGATCGAAGCAGAGAAAACGTTGATCGGAATCATCGAGGAACTTGATACGGGAATGCGCAAACAGTTCATGGAGAAATTTGCAGAGATTCAGAAACAGTTTGATACCGTATTTAAAGAAATGTTCGGCGGTGGAAAAGGTACACTGGAACTGGTGGAGGATGAGGATATCTTAGAGTGTGGTATCCGTATCATCGCACAGCCTCCTGGAAAGAAGCTGCAGAATATGATGCAGATGTCCGGTGGAGAAAAATCACTGACAGCGATTGCACTGTTATTTGCGATCCAGAACTTAAAGCCTTCACCGTTTTGTCTGTTAGACGAGATCGAGGCGGCACTGGATGATTCAAACGTCACCCGGTTTGCAAAATATCTGCACAAGCTGACGCAGAATACACAGTTTATTGTAATCACACACAGACGAGGTACGATGGCGGCGGCTGACCGTCTCTACGGTATCACGATGCAGGAAAAAGGTGTTTCCACACTGGTTTCCGTAAATCTGATAGAAAATGATTTAGACAAATAA
- the ftsY gene encoding signal recognition particle-docking protein FtsY: MGEEKKGFWSRLVSGLSKTRDNIVSGIDSIFSGFSSIDDDFYEEIEEILIMGDIGVNATEAIIENLKEKVKENKIKDPAECKELLINSIKEQMDVGETAYRFENEKSVVLVIGVNGVGKTTSVGKLAGKLKDQGKKVVLAAADTFRAAAGDQLLEWANRAGVEMIGGQEGADPASIVYDAVAAAKARNADVLLCDTAGRLHNKKNLMEELKKINRILEKEYPDAYRETLVVLDATTGQNALAQARQFSEVAEITGIILTKMDGTAKGGIAVAIHSELGIPVKYIGVGETIEDLQKFDSNEFVNALFDIKDQAEQ, translated from the coding sequence ATGGGCGAAGAAAAAAAAGGATTTTGGAGCCGTCTGGTTTCCGGACTCAGCAAGACAAGAGATAACATTGTATCCGGAATTGATTCGATCTTCAGTGGATTTTCCAGTATTGATGATGATTTTTATGAAGAAATTGAAGAAATTCTGATCATGGGAGATATCGGTGTCAACGCGACCGAAGCGATCATCGAGAATCTCAAAGAAAAAGTAAAAGAAAATAAGATCAAGGATCCGGCAGAGTGCAAGGAACTTCTGATCAACAGCATCAAAGAGCAGATGGATGTTGGAGAGACTGCATACCGTTTTGAAAATGAAAAATCTGTGGTACTTGTCATCGGAGTAAACGGTGTCGGTAAGACGACTTCTGTTGGAAAACTGGCTGGAAAGCTAAAAGACCAGGGCAAAAAGGTTGTCCTTGCAGCGGCTGATACATTCCGTGCAGCAGCAGGAGATCAGCTGTTAGAATGGGCAAACCGTGCAGGTGTTGAGATGATCGGCGGACAGGAAGGTGCAGATCCGGCATCGATCGTATATGATGCGGTCGCAGCAGCAAAAGCAAGAAATGCGGATGTACTGCTCTGTGATACGGCAGGACGTCTTCATAATAAGAAGAATCTTATGGAAGAGTTGAAAAAGATCAACCGTATTCTTGAAAAAGAATATCCGGATGCATACCGCGAAACTCTTGTCGTATTAGATGCAACGACAGGTCAGAACGCACTTGCACAGGCGAGACAATTTTCAGAAGTGGCAGAGATCACAGGTATCATTCTAACAAAGATGGACGGAACGGCAAAAGGCGGTATTGCGGTTGCAATCCACTCCGAACTTGGAATTCCGGTCAAATATATCGGTGTCGGAGAGACCATCGAGGATTTACAGAAGTTTGATTCTAATGAATTTGTAAACGCACTTTTTGATATCAAAGATCAGGCAGAACAATAA
- the ilvA gene encoding threonine ammonia-lyase: protein MLTLDKFEEASEKVKEVTLETKLVYSDFLSEQTGNKVYLKPENMQFTGAYKVRGAYYKISTLTEAERKKGLITASAGNHAQGVAYAAKCYGCKAVIVMPTTTPLIKVNRTKSYGAEVVLCGDVYDEACQKAYELAEEKGYTFIHPFDDLAVATGQGTIAMEIFKELPLVEYILVPIGGGGLATGVSTLAKLLNPKIKVIGVEPAGANCMQASFKAGKVTTLPSVNTIADGTAVKTPGSKIFPYIKKNLDDIITVEDDELVVAFLDMVENHKMVVENSGLLTVAALKHLGVKDKRVVSILSGGNMDVITMSSVVQQGLIFRDRIFTVSVLLPDKPGELSKVAATIAAEQGNVIKLEHNQFVSTNRNAAVELRITLECFGTDHKNQIIKALEKNGYKPKLVRASL, encoded by the coding sequence ATGTTAACATTAGACAAGTTTGAAGAAGCAAGTGAGAAAGTAAAAGAAGTCACCTTAGAAACAAAACTGGTATATTCAGATTTCTTAAGTGAGCAGACAGGAAATAAGGTATATTTAAAACCTGAGAATATGCAGTTTACCGGTGCATACAAAGTGCGCGGAGCTTATTACAAGATCAGCACACTGACAGAGGCAGAGCGTAAAAAAGGACTCATTACCGCCTCAGCAGGAAATCATGCGCAGGGTGTTGCCTACGCAGCAAAATGTTATGGATGTAAAGCTGTCATCGTGATGCCGACAACGACACCTTTAATTAAGGTAAACCGTACCAAGAGTTATGGTGCAGAGGTTGTTCTCTGCGGAGATGTTTACGACGAGGCCTGTCAGAAAGCCTACGAACTGGCAGAGGAAAAAGGATATACGTTCATTCATCCGTTCGATGATCTTGCAGTTGCAACCGGACAGGGAACGATCGCAATGGAAATCTTTAAAGAGCTGCCGCTTGTGGAATATATTTTAGTTCCGATCGGCGGAGGCGGACTTGCAACAGGTGTATCCACACTTGCAAAACTGTTAAATCCAAAGATCAAAGTGATTGGTGTGGAACCGGCAGGTGCAAACTGTATGCAGGCTTCTTTCAAAGCAGGAAAAGTAACGACTCTGCCGAGCGTCAACACGATCGCAGACGGTACTGCGGTAAAGACACCGGGCAGCAAGATCTTCCCATATATCAAAAAGAATTTAGATGATATCATCACAGTAGAAGATGATGAACTGGTTGTTGCATTCCTTGATATGGTAGAAAATCATAAAATGGTTGTGGAAAACTCAGGTCTTCTTACGGTAGCAGCGTTGAAACATTTAGGTGTAAAAGATAAGCGTGTCGTATCGATCTTAAGCGGTGGTAACATGGATGTGATCACAATGTCTTCCGTGGTACAGCAGGGACTTATTTTCCGTGACCGTATCTTTACGGTATCCGTGCTTCTTCCGGATAAGCCGGGCGAATTGTCAAAAGTAGCCGCAACGATTGCAGCAGAGCAGGGGAATGTGATCAAGTTAGAGCATAATCAGTTTGTCAGCACAAACCGTAATGCAGCCGTGGAGCTTCGTATTACTTTAGAGTGTTTTGGTACAGATCACAAAAATCAGATCATCAAAGCATTGGAGAAAAATGGTTATAAACCGAAATTAGTCAGAGCAAGTCTGTAG
- the rpmF gene encoding 50S ribosomal protein L32 produces MSICPKNKSSKGRRDKRRANWKMTAPALVKCSKCGELMMPHRVCKNCGSYNKKEIIPQD; encoded by the coding sequence ATGTCAATTTGTCCAAAGAATAAATCTTCCAAAGGAAGAAGAGATAAAAGAAGAGCAAACTGGAAAATGACTGCTCCGGCATTAGTAAAATGCAGCAAATGTGGAGAGTTAATGATGCCTCATAGAGTATGTAAAAACTGTGGCTCTTACAACAAAAAAGAAATCATCCCTCAGGACTAA
- the ffh gene encoding signal recognition particle protein, translating into MAFDSLSEKLQNVFKNLRSKGRLTEDDVKAALKEVKMALLEADVNFKVVKQFVKDVQERAIGQDVMNGLNPGQMVIKIVNEEMVRLMGSETTEIALRPGKELTIIMMAGLQGAGKTTTTAKIAGKLKAKGKKVLLAACDVYRPAAIEQLQINGEKQGVEVFSMGDKNTPVNIAKAAVEHATKNDFNVLIIDTAGRLHVDEDMMAELIQIKENVAVSQTILVVDAMTGQDAVNVAKTFDEKIGIDGVVLTKLDGDTRGGAALSIRAVTGKPILYAGMGEKLSDLEQFYPDRMASRILGMGDVLTLIEKAQNELDEEKAKKLEEKMRKNEFDFEMYLESMSQMKKMGGLSSILGMMPGLGGGKMPEIDEGAAEKNMARTEAIIFSMTVEERQNPSLLNPSRKRRIAQGAGVDIAEVNRLVKQFDQAKKMMKQMPGMMKKGKKGMFKGLPF; encoded by the coding sequence ATGGCATTTGACAGTTTATCCGAAAAACTCCAGAATGTATTCAAAAACCTGAGAAGCAAAGGGCGTTTGACAGAAGATGATGTGAAGGCTGCTTTAAAGGAAGTTAAGATGGCTCTTTTAGAGGCCGATGTCAATTTCAAGGTAGTCAAGCAGTTTGTCAAAGATGTGCAGGAGCGTGCGATCGGACAGGACGTGATGAACGGACTGAATCCGGGACAGATGGTCATCAAGATCGTAAACGAAGAGATGGTCCGCCTGATGGGTTCCGAGACGACAGAGATTGCACTTCGTCCGGGCAAAGAACTGACGATCATTATGATGGCAGGTCTTCAGGGTGCTGGTAAGACGACTACGACAGCAAAGATTGCCGGAAAGTTAAAAGCCAAAGGCAAGAAAGTACTGCTTGCGGCATGTGATGTATATCGTCCGGCGGCGATTGAACAGTTACAGATCAACGGTGAAAAACAGGGAGTGGAAGTATTCTCCATGGGAGATAAAAATACTCCTGTGAACATTGCAAAGGCTGCGGTAGAGCATGCCACAAAGAATGATTTTAATGTGCTGATCATCGATACGGCAGGACGTCTTCATGTGGATGAGGACATGATGGCCGAATTGATTCAGATAAAAGAAAATGTTGCGGTATCACAGACCATATTAGTGGTCGATGCCATGACAGGACAGGATGCAGTCAATGTTGCAAAGACCTTCGATGAGAAGATCGGAATTGACGGCGTAGTACTCACCAAACTGGATGGTGACACCAGAGGTGGTGCGGCACTCTCAATAAGAGCGGTGACCGGCAAACCGATTCTTTACGCAGGTATGGGAGAAAAGCTTTCTGATTTAGAGCAGTTTTATCCTGACCGTATGGCATCGAGAATCCTTGGAATGGGTGATGTGCTGACACTCATTGAGAAGGCACAGAACGAGCTTGACGAGGAGAAAGCCAAAAAGCTTGAAGAAAAGATGCGCAAGAATGAATTTGACTTTGAGATGTATTTAGAGTCCATGAGTCAGATGAAAAAAATGGGCGGTCTTTCCAGTATCCTTGGCATGATGCCGGGACTTGGCGGCGGTAAGATGCCTGAGATTGACGAGGGAGCGGCTGAGAAGAATATGGCACGCACTGAGGCGATCATTTTCTCAATGACAGTCGAGGAGAGACAGAATCCATCATTGCTCAATCCGAGCAGAAAGCGTAGAATCGCACAGGGGGCGGGCGTGGATATCGCAGAGGTCAACCGTCTTGTAAAACAGTTTGACCAGGCGAAGAAAATGATGAAACAGATGCCCGGCATGATGAAAAAAGGTAAAAAGGGAATGTTTAAAGGACTTCCTTTTTAA